One Primulina huaijiensis isolate GDHJ02 unplaced genomic scaffold, ASM1229523v2 scaffold37775, whole genome shotgun sequence genomic window carries:
- the LOC140968741 gene encoding bifunctional aspartokinase/homoserine dehydrogenase 1, chloroplastic-like isoform X2: protein MAFASSLCSSSSSLQNLSSCPCPPFPFFKPNKLLAPPTKIHPFTLLQRLPLSRSGHFLRLQGRDSYKLNILASVTSADILPDEAVGKAQLPKGDTWSIHKFGGTCVGNSERIQNVANIIVKDESERKLVVVSAMSKVTDMMYDLIYKAQSRDDSYVIALEAVLQKHKLTAVDLLEGDELANFLVRLHDDINNLKAMLRAIHIAGHATESFSDFVVGHGELWSAQLLSAVVRKSGVECTFMDTRDVLIVNPTSSNQVDPDYLESGRRLEKWYSQNLAKTVVATGFIASTPQNIPTTLKRDGSDFSAAIMGALFKARQVTIWTDVDGVYSADPRKVSEAVILKQLSYQEAWEMSYFGANVLHPRTIIPVMKYDIPIVIRNIFNLAAPGTVICRPADFEFEDCHRVDSPVKGFATIDNLALVNVEGTGMAGVPGTASDIFSAVKDVGANVIMISQASSEHSVCFAVPEKEVKAVAAALEIRFRQALDAGRLSQIAVIPSCSILAAVGQKMASTPGVSATLFNALAKANINVRAIAQGCSEYNITVVLKREDCIKALRAVHSRFYLSRTTISMGIIGPGLIGGTLLDQLRDQAAVLKEKFNIDLRVMGIAGSRTMLLSDTGIDLSIWRDLQKDKVDIQKFVQHVHGNDFIPNTVIVDCTADSYVASHYHDWLCRGIHVITPNKKANSGPLDQYLKLRTLQRQSYTHYFYEATVGAGLPIISTLQGLLETGDKILRIEGIFSGTLSYIFNNFVGARAFSEVVKEAKEAGFTEPDPRDDLSGMDVARKVIILARESGLNLELSDIPVQSLVPEPLKDSASPELFLQELSQFNVDWAKQRQEAEDAGEVLRYVGVVDVVNQKGTVELRRYKKEHPFAQLSGSDNIIAFSTQRYAKQPLIVRGPGAGAEVTAGGVFSDILRLASYLGAPS from the exons ATGGCATTCGCTTCTTCCTTgtgttcttcttcttcttctttacaaaatcTTTCTTCATGCCCGTGTCCCCCTTTCCCGTTCTTCAAACCCAACAAATTATTGGCTCCaccaaccaagatccatcctTTTACTCTCCTGCAACGCCTTCCACTCTCCAG ATCAGGTCATTTTTTGCGGTTACAAGGGAGGGATTCGTATAAGCTCAATATACTTGCATCAGTTACTAGTGCAG ATATTTTACCGGATGAAGCTGTTGGAAAAGCTCAACTTCCGAAGGGTGACACTTGGTCTATCCATAAATTTGGTGGCACCTGCGTGGGAAATTCTGAAAGAATCCAAAATGTTGCTAACATTATTGTTAAGGATGAGTCAGAGAGAAAATTAGTTGTTGTGTCTGCTATGTCAAAGGTGACTGACATGATGTATGATCTCATATACAAGGCACAATCTCGGGATGATTCCTATGTAATTGCATTAGAAGCTGTTTTACAAAAACACAAGTTGACGGCAGTTGATCTACTTGAAGGGGATGAACTGGCTAATTTCTTAGTTCGATTGCATGATGATATTAATAACCTTAAGGCAATGTTACGTGCGATACACATCG CTGGTCATGCAACAGAATCTTTTTCAGACTTTGTTGTGGGACATGGTGAGCTATGGTCCGCCCAACTGCTGTCAGCTGTTGTTAGAAAG AGTGGGGTGGAGTGCACTTTTATGGACACCCGAGATGTACTTATTGTAAATCCTACGAGTTCTAATCAAGTTGATCCAGATTATTTGGAGTCAGGCCGAAGGCTTGAGAAGTGGTACTCTCAAAATTTGGCTAAAACAGTTGTCGCAACTGGGTTTATTGCCAGTACTCCTCAGAATATACCTACGACTTTAAAAAGAGATGGAAGTGACTTTTCGGCTGCAATTATGGGTGCTTTATTTAAAGCACGTCAAGTCACTATTTGGACTGACGTTGATGGTGTATACAGTGCGGACCCCAGAAAAG TGAGCGAGGCTGTGATATTGAAGCAGTTGTCATATCAGGAGGCTTGGGAAATG TCATACTTTGGAGCAAATGTTTTGCACCCTCGTACAATTATTCCTGTCATGAAATACGACATTCCAATTGTTATAAGGAACATCTTCAACCTGGCTGCACCTGGTACAGTAATATGTCGTCCTGCTGATTTTGAATTTGAAGATTGCCATAGGGTGGATTCTCCAGTTAAAGGATTTGCTACAATCGACAATTTAGCCCTTGTAAATGTTGAAGG AACTGGAATGGCTGGTGTTCCTGGTACTGCTAGTGACATTTTCAGTGCCGTGAAGGATGTTGGAGCTAATGTAATCATGATATCCCAG GCTAGTAGCGAGCACTCTGTTTGTTTTGCTGTTCCTGAGAAGGAGGTTAAGGCTGTGGCTGCTGCTTTAGAAATTAGGTTTCGTCAGGCGTTGGATGCTGGCCGTCTCTCTCAG ATTGCTGTTATTCCCAGTTGTAGCATTCTGGCAGCGGTTGGCCAAAAAATGGCAAGTACTCCTGGAGTTAGTGCGACGCTCTTTAATGCTCTTGCCAAG GCTAATATCAATGTGCGCGCCATAGCTCAAGGTTGTTCTGAATATAATATTACTGTAGTTCTCAAGAGAGAAGATTGCATAAAGGCTTTACGTGCTGTGCACTCAAGATTTTATCTATCAAGAACTACGATATCAATGGGTATTATTGGACCAGGATTGATTGGTGGCACATTGCTTGACCAACTTAGGGACCAG GCAGCAGTCCTCAAGGAAAAGTTCAACATTGATCTGCGTGTAATGGGGATTGCGGGATCAAGGACTATGCTATTAAGCGATAC GGGGATTGACTTGTCAATATGGAGAGATCTTCAAAAAGACAAGGTTGATATTCagaaatttgttcagcatgtgcACGGGAATGATTTCATCCCTAATACTGTTATAGTAGATTGCACCGCAGACTCTTATGTGGCGAGCCATTACCATGATTGGTTGTGCAGAGGCATACATGTGATCACTCCAAATAAGAAAGCTAATTCAGGTCCCCTTGATCAG TACTTGAAATTGAGAACTCTTCAACGTCAATCCTATACACATTATTTCTATGAAGCAACTGTCGGAGCTGGTTTACCGATCATTAGCACTTTGCAAGGGCTTCTCGAGACTGGGGATAAAATTCTGCGAATTGAAGGCATCTTTAG TGGGACCTTAAGCTATATATTTAACAACTTCGTGGGTGCCCGAGCTTTCAGTGAAGTGGTGAAAGAGGCAAAAGAGGCGGGCTTCACTGAACCAGATCCGAGGGATGATTTGTCTGGAATGGATGTTGCCAGGAAG GTGATAATCCTAGCCAGAGAGTCTGGACTAAATCTGGAATTGTCGGATATTCCAGTTCAGAGCCTCGTGCCAGAACCATTAAAG GATAGTGCATCACCTGAGTTGTTCCTTCAGGAACTGTCTCAGTTTAATGTAGACTGGGCAAAACAAAGACAGGAGGCTGAAGATGCTGGTGAA GTGTTGAGATATGTCGGGGTAGTGGATGTTGTGAACCAGAAAGGAACAGTGGAACTTCGAAGATACAAGAAAGAGCATCCATTTGCACAACTATCTGGGTCTGATAATATAATTGCATTCTCGACACAGAGGTATGCTAAGCAACCTCTGATTGTGCGTGGTCCGGGTGCTGGGGCTGAAGTCACGGCTGGTGGAGTATTCAGTGACATTTTGCGTCTCGCCTCTTATCTTGGCGCCCCATCGTAA
- the LOC140968742 gene encoding protein PARTING DANCERS-like isoform X2 has translation MSASAGNHYRESAHSNLSNSGCNGVCIMSTTWKDEQHPSFINFISCFLNENSCRLNFVSIDPDFIFNCGGVSAAFIFVTNWDSNDNASIFSRVQKLRGQFANLYLVVTLPTKDQNDSFVRSYFKYVMELGRPAFMPVKDLEMGFEKIVKVALARGACKKQDVTAKLRAEREISVQSLNLYIKVVTSIPGIDNHDAHALNQAIGSIEAIAKASKEYIMDNTDLSAEKAELIARFFGDPKYYLGPKIN, from the exons ATGAGCGCAAGCGCGGGAAACCACTACAGAGAATCGGCGCATTCAAATTTATCGAATTCAG GTTGCAATGGGGTTTGCATCATGAGCACCACTTGGAAAGATGAGCAACACCCTTCCTTCATCAACTTTATCTCCTGCTTCCTCAATGAAAATTCTTGCCGTCTAAATTTTGTTTCAATTGATCCA GACTTCATTTTTAACTGTGGAGGTGTGTCTGCGGCTTTCATATTTGTGACTAATTGGGATTCAAATGACAATGCATCTATCTTCAGCCG AGTTCAGAAGTTGAGGGGACAGTTTGCGAACTTGTACTTGGTGGTTACCCTCCCAACAAAGGATCAAAATGATTCTTTCGTTCGCTCTTATTTCAA ATATGTCATGGAGCTTGGCAGGCCAGCATTCATGCCTGTAAAAGACTTGGAGATGGGATTTGAGAAAATTGTCAAGGTAGCACTTGCTCGAGGAG CATGTAAGAAGCAGGATGTCACAGCAAAACTGAGAGCAGAG AGGGAAATATCTGTGCAATCATTGAACCTCTATATCAAAGTGGTTACATCTATTCCTGGGATTGATAACCATGACGCCCATGCG CTTAATCAAGCGATTGGTTCCATTGAAGCAATAGCAAAGGCTTCCAAGGAGTACATCATGGATAACACTGATCTTTCGGCTGAAAAAGCTGAACTGATTGCAAGGTTCTTCGGAGATCCGAAGTATTACCTTGGTCCCAAAATCAATTGA
- the LOC140968741 gene encoding bifunctional aspartokinase/homoserine dehydrogenase 1, chloroplastic-like isoform X1 produces MHLLHTHAAAKLKRPSTNGGEGRWHSLLPCVLLLLLYKIFLHARVPLSRSSNPTNYWLHQPRSILLLSCNAFHSPGHFLRLQGRDSYKLNILASVTSADILPDEAVGKAQLPKGDTWSIHKFGGTCVGNSERIQNVANIIVKDESERKLVVVSAMSKVTDMMYDLIYKAQSRDDSYVIALEAVLQKHKLTAVDLLEGDELANFLVRLHDDINNLKAMLRAIHIAGHATESFSDFVVGHGELWSAQLLSAVVRKSGVECTFMDTRDVLIVNPTSSNQVDPDYLESGRRLEKWYSQNLAKTVVATGFIASTPQNIPTTLKRDGSDFSAAIMGALFKARQVTIWTDVDGVYSADPRKVSEAVILKQLSYQEAWEMSYFGANVLHPRTIIPVMKYDIPIVIRNIFNLAAPGTVICRPADFEFEDCHRVDSPVKGFATIDNLALVNVEGTGMAGVPGTASDIFSAVKDVGANVIMISQASSEHSVCFAVPEKEVKAVAAALEIRFRQALDAGRLSQIAVIPSCSILAAVGQKMASTPGVSATLFNALAKANINVRAIAQGCSEYNITVVLKREDCIKALRAVHSRFYLSRTTISMGIIGPGLIGGTLLDQLRDQAAVLKEKFNIDLRVMGIAGSRTMLLSDTGIDLSIWRDLQKDKVDIQKFVQHVHGNDFIPNTVIVDCTADSYVASHYHDWLCRGIHVITPNKKANSGPLDQYLKLRTLQRQSYTHYFYEATVGAGLPIISTLQGLLETGDKILRIEGIFSGTLSYIFNNFVGARAFSEVVKEAKEAGFTEPDPRDDLSGMDVARKVIILARESGLNLELSDIPVQSLVPEPLKDSASPELFLQELSQFNVDWAKQRQEAEDAGEVLRYVGVVDVVNQKGTVELRRYKKEHPFAQLSGSDNIIAFSTQRYAKQPLIVRGPGAGAEVTAGGVFSDILRLASYLGAPS; encoded by the exons ATGCATTTACTGCACACACACGCAGCCGCAAAACTAAAACGCCCATCAACCAACGGAGGAGAAGGGAGATGGCATTCGCTTCTTCCTTgtgttcttcttcttcttctttacaaaatcTTTCTTCATGCCCGTGTCCCCCTTTCCCGTTCTTCAAACCCAACAAATTATTGGCTCCaccaaccaagatccatcctTTTACTCTCCTGCAACGCCTTCCACTCTCCAG GTCATTTTTTGCGGTTACAAGGGAGGGATTCGTATAAGCTCAATATACTTGCATCAGTTACTAGTGCAG ATATTTTACCGGATGAAGCTGTTGGAAAAGCTCAACTTCCGAAGGGTGACACTTGGTCTATCCATAAATTTGGTGGCACCTGCGTGGGAAATTCTGAAAGAATCCAAAATGTTGCTAACATTATTGTTAAGGATGAGTCAGAGAGAAAATTAGTTGTTGTGTCTGCTATGTCAAAGGTGACTGACATGATGTATGATCTCATATACAAGGCACAATCTCGGGATGATTCCTATGTAATTGCATTAGAAGCTGTTTTACAAAAACACAAGTTGACGGCAGTTGATCTACTTGAAGGGGATGAACTGGCTAATTTCTTAGTTCGATTGCATGATGATATTAATAACCTTAAGGCAATGTTACGTGCGATACACATCG CTGGTCATGCAACAGAATCTTTTTCAGACTTTGTTGTGGGACATGGTGAGCTATGGTCCGCCCAACTGCTGTCAGCTGTTGTTAGAAAG AGTGGGGTGGAGTGCACTTTTATGGACACCCGAGATGTACTTATTGTAAATCCTACGAGTTCTAATCAAGTTGATCCAGATTATTTGGAGTCAGGCCGAAGGCTTGAGAAGTGGTACTCTCAAAATTTGGCTAAAACAGTTGTCGCAACTGGGTTTATTGCCAGTACTCCTCAGAATATACCTACGACTTTAAAAAGAGATGGAAGTGACTTTTCGGCTGCAATTATGGGTGCTTTATTTAAAGCACGTCAAGTCACTATTTGGACTGACGTTGATGGTGTATACAGTGCGGACCCCAGAAAAG TGAGCGAGGCTGTGATATTGAAGCAGTTGTCATATCAGGAGGCTTGGGAAATG TCATACTTTGGAGCAAATGTTTTGCACCCTCGTACAATTATTCCTGTCATGAAATACGACATTCCAATTGTTATAAGGAACATCTTCAACCTGGCTGCACCTGGTACAGTAATATGTCGTCCTGCTGATTTTGAATTTGAAGATTGCCATAGGGTGGATTCTCCAGTTAAAGGATTTGCTACAATCGACAATTTAGCCCTTGTAAATGTTGAAGG AACTGGAATGGCTGGTGTTCCTGGTACTGCTAGTGACATTTTCAGTGCCGTGAAGGATGTTGGAGCTAATGTAATCATGATATCCCAG GCTAGTAGCGAGCACTCTGTTTGTTTTGCTGTTCCTGAGAAGGAGGTTAAGGCTGTGGCTGCTGCTTTAGAAATTAGGTTTCGTCAGGCGTTGGATGCTGGCCGTCTCTCTCAG ATTGCTGTTATTCCCAGTTGTAGCATTCTGGCAGCGGTTGGCCAAAAAATGGCAAGTACTCCTGGAGTTAGTGCGACGCTCTTTAATGCTCTTGCCAAG GCTAATATCAATGTGCGCGCCATAGCTCAAGGTTGTTCTGAATATAATATTACTGTAGTTCTCAAGAGAGAAGATTGCATAAAGGCTTTACGTGCTGTGCACTCAAGATTTTATCTATCAAGAACTACGATATCAATGGGTATTATTGGACCAGGATTGATTGGTGGCACATTGCTTGACCAACTTAGGGACCAG GCAGCAGTCCTCAAGGAAAAGTTCAACATTGATCTGCGTGTAATGGGGATTGCGGGATCAAGGACTATGCTATTAAGCGATAC GGGGATTGACTTGTCAATATGGAGAGATCTTCAAAAAGACAAGGTTGATATTCagaaatttgttcagcatgtgcACGGGAATGATTTCATCCCTAATACTGTTATAGTAGATTGCACCGCAGACTCTTATGTGGCGAGCCATTACCATGATTGGTTGTGCAGAGGCATACATGTGATCACTCCAAATAAGAAAGCTAATTCAGGTCCCCTTGATCAG TACTTGAAATTGAGAACTCTTCAACGTCAATCCTATACACATTATTTCTATGAAGCAACTGTCGGAGCTGGTTTACCGATCATTAGCACTTTGCAAGGGCTTCTCGAGACTGGGGATAAAATTCTGCGAATTGAAGGCATCTTTAG TGGGACCTTAAGCTATATATTTAACAACTTCGTGGGTGCCCGAGCTTTCAGTGAAGTGGTGAAAGAGGCAAAAGAGGCGGGCTTCACTGAACCAGATCCGAGGGATGATTTGTCTGGAATGGATGTTGCCAGGAAG GTGATAATCCTAGCCAGAGAGTCTGGACTAAATCTGGAATTGTCGGATATTCCAGTTCAGAGCCTCGTGCCAGAACCATTAAAG GATAGTGCATCACCTGAGTTGTTCCTTCAGGAACTGTCTCAGTTTAATGTAGACTGGGCAAAACAAAGACAGGAGGCTGAAGATGCTGGTGAA GTGTTGAGATATGTCGGGGTAGTGGATGTTGTGAACCAGAAAGGAACAGTGGAACTTCGAAGATACAAGAAAGAGCATCCATTTGCACAACTATCTGGGTCTGATAATATAATTGCATTCTCGACACAGAGGTATGCTAAGCAACCTCTGATTGTGCGTGGTCCGGGTGCTGGGGCTGAAGTCACGGCTGGTGGAGTATTCAGTGACATTTTGCGTCTCGCCTCTTATCTTGGCGCCCCATCGTAA